The Longimicrobium sp. genome has a segment encoding these proteins:
- a CDS encoding putative peptidoglycan glycosyltransferase FtsW, with protein MTSIALRWKRGREQAPVQPVVTPMARARTVAAPGAAVREQTWESRALVALTAAAFAFGITEMYSASSFDAAALGLPGHYFALKQLGGAVAGVVVAAVLSRMDYRQLRRLAWPMLGIVAFLLLLVVMPGTEAISPRLNGARRWLKLGVMFQPSEFAKIALIVWTAMLAVKKADRLHSLSKGLMPFLLVWMGVVLLVMKQPNMSAALLLVLLSSLVLFAGGARIGHFILLVLLAVPVLYKLVQGEGYRARRIAAFLDPAHDTGGVSYQIHQSLIAIGSGGLGGVGFGESRQKYGFLPEAQNDFLFSMIAEEWGLLGVLFVVTIFAGFLVVGYRIAARAPDRFGYLVAIGMTNLISVSAFLHMGVALALLPTTGVALPFMSSGLSALLTSFAAVGILLSIARVAKDPEAAR; from the coding sequence ATGACGAGCATTGCGCTCCGCTGGAAGCGGGGCAGGGAACAGGCGCCGGTGCAGCCGGTGGTCACGCCGATGGCGCGCGCGCGCACCGTGGCGGCACCGGGGGCGGCCGTGCGCGAGCAGACGTGGGAAAGCCGCGCGCTGGTGGCGCTGACAGCCGCGGCGTTCGCGTTCGGCATCACCGAAATGTACAGCGCCAGCTCGTTCGACGCGGCGGCGCTGGGGCTGCCCGGGCACTACTTTGCGCTCAAGCAGCTGGGCGGGGCCGTGGCGGGCGTCGTCGTCGCGGCCGTGCTTTCGCGCATGGACTACCGCCAGCTGCGCCGCCTCGCCTGGCCCATGCTGGGCATCGTCGCCTTCCTGCTCCTCCTCGTGGTGATGCCGGGCACCGAGGCCATCTCGCCCCGACTGAACGGCGCGCGCCGCTGGCTGAAGCTGGGCGTGATGTTCCAGCCCTCGGAGTTCGCCAAGATCGCGCTGATCGTGTGGACGGCCATGCTGGCGGTGAAGAAGGCCGACCGGCTGCACTCGCTGAGCAAGGGGCTGATGCCCTTTCTGCTGGTGTGGATGGGCGTGGTGCTGCTGGTGATGAAGCAGCCCAACATGAGCGCCGCGCTGCTGCTGGTGCTCCTGTCGTCGCTGGTGCTGTTCGCGGGCGGGGCGCGCATCGGCCACTTCATCCTGCTGGTGCTGCTGGCCGTGCCCGTGCTGTACAAGCTGGTACAGGGCGAGGGCTACCGGGCGCGCCGCATCGCCGCGTTCCTGGACCCGGCCCACGACACGGGCGGCGTGAGCTACCAGATCCACCAATCGCTGATCGCCATCGGCTCCGGCGGGCTGGGCGGCGTGGGATTCGGCGAGAGCCGGCAGAAGTACGGCTTTCTTCCCGAGGCGCAGAACGACTTCCTCTTCTCGATGATCGCCGAGGAGTGGGGGCTGCTGGGCGTGCTGTTCGTGGTGACGATCTTCGCCGGGTTCCTGGTGGTGGGCTACCGGATCGCCGCTCGGGCGCCGGACCGGTTCGGCTACCTGGTCGCCATCGGGATGACGAACCTGATCTCCGTCTCCGCCTTTCTGCACATGGGCGTGGCGCTGGCGCTGCTGCCCACGACGGGCGTGGCGCTCCCCTTCATGTCGTCCGGCCTTTCGGCCCTGCTGACGTCGTTCGCGGCCGTCGGCATCCTGCTGAGCATCGCCCGCGTGGCGAAAGACCCCGAGGCCGCACGATGA
- a CDS encoding UDP-N-acetylmuramoyl-tripeptide--D-alanyl-D-alanine ligase yields MSGFRWTAAEVARALELNAPAEEMDFAGVSTDTRKIVPGSLFVALSGANYDAHDYLDQAVAGGAVAAVVSRVPDGSPPIPYFMVPNTLHALGALGRHRRRALAGRVVAVAGSNGKTTTKELLRAALSPRLRVHATDANLNNQVGVPLTLLATPDDAQAVIVETGTNEPGEITLLSRIVEPDAAIITAIGEEHLEGLGSVEGVLQEELAIFDGLRADGIAIVAEDPAELPQGTRERVDSSRVRVCGSGAEANFGPDGGMESVKVRPDGSTEWSFRGVPVHIPIPGMHNVRNALLALAVAEEWGVPIADAAAGLAAMKATKMRNEWVRVGSLNVIADCYNANPPSMRAALDLLASVPAQGEKVAVMGTMRELGDHGDRLHRELALHAAGLIGHGIDRVVATGDFVRAFEENHSELGERLVAAEDPLEAYEVLRPGLTGGETILLKGSRGVALERWIPLMERDFAQHTAATEG; encoded by the coding sequence TTGAGCGGGTTCCGCTGGACCGCCGCCGAAGTCGCCCGCGCGCTGGAGCTGAACGCTCCCGCCGAGGAGATGGACTTCGCCGGAGTATCGACCGACACGAGAAAGATCGTCCCCGGGTCGCTGTTCGTCGCCCTGTCCGGGGCCAATTACGACGCACACGACTACCTGGACCAGGCCGTCGCGGGAGGCGCCGTTGCCGCGGTCGTCAGCCGGGTGCCGGACGGCTCGCCGCCCATCCCGTACTTTATGGTGCCGAACACGCTGCACGCCCTTGGCGCCTTGGGCCGGCACCGCCGCCGCGCGCTGGCTGGCCGCGTAGTGGCCGTCGCGGGGAGCAACGGAAAGACCACGACGAAGGAGCTGCTGCGGGCCGCGCTCTCGCCGCGCCTGCGCGTTCACGCGACGGATGCCAACCTGAACAACCAGGTAGGCGTGCCGCTGACGCTCCTGGCGACGCCGGACGACGCCCAAGCCGTCATCGTGGAGACGGGGACCAACGAGCCCGGGGAGATTACCCTTCTCTCCCGCATCGTGGAGCCCGACGCCGCCATCATCACGGCCATCGGCGAGGAGCACCTGGAGGGGCTGGGTTCCGTGGAGGGCGTGCTGCAGGAGGAGCTGGCGATCTTCGACGGGCTGCGCGCGGACGGCATCGCCATCGTCGCCGAAGATCCCGCGGAGCTTCCGCAGGGGACGCGCGAGCGGGTCGATTCGTCTCGTGTGCGGGTGTGCGGCTCCGGCGCGGAGGCGAACTTCGGGCCGGACGGCGGGATGGAGAGCGTGAAGGTGCGGCCGGACGGGAGCACGGAATGGAGCTTCCGCGGCGTGCCCGTGCACATTCCCATCCCCGGGATGCACAACGTCCGCAACGCGCTGCTCGCCCTGGCTGTCGCCGAGGAGTGGGGCGTGCCCATCGCCGATGCCGCCGCGGGGCTGGCGGCGATGAAGGCGACCAAGATGCGGAACGAGTGGGTGCGCGTCGGCTCCCTGAACGTGATCGCCGACTGCTACAACGCCAACCCGCCCAGCATGCGGGCCGCGCTGGACCTGCTGGCGTCCGTTCCCGCGCAGGGTGAAAAGGTGGCCGTGATGGGCACCATGCGCGAACTGGGCGACCATGGCGACCGCCTGCACCGCGAACTGGCGCTCCATGCCGCGGGTCTCATCGGCCACGGCATCGACCGCGTGGTGGCGACCGGGGATTTCGTCCGTGCGTTCGAGGAGAACCACTCGGAGCTTGGCGAGCGGCTGGTGGCGGCCGAAGATCCCCTGGAGGCGTACGAGGTGCTGCGGCCGGGATTGACCGGGGGCGAGACCATCCTGCTCAAGGGCTCGCGCGGGGTGGCGCTGGAACGCTGGATTCCGCTGATGGAGCGCGATTTCGCGCAGCATACCGCCGCGACGGAGGGCTGA
- a CDS encoding UDP-N-acetylmuramoyl-L-alanyl-D-glutamate--2,6-diaminopimelate ligase: protein MSGRTSTLGAIEARLARENLLAGARRLSAEAAAGIVTDVTADSRAVGPRSLFCAVHGTASDSHRFLPAVAESGAAGATVERMNEFAPLPRIHVNNGRLATAYAAAEFFGDPWDAMTLVGVTGTNGKTTSAAMLRHLLAADGPSGYVGTLGAIGSDGTVIPGTEGLTTPGPVEAARWMRRFADEGVSRVAMEVSSHALDQGRLAAVRFDAAVFTNLTQDHLDYHETMEAYRVAKLRLLELVKPTGAAIVNADDPAWARVKATVGRTITFGVDHPADVRAEAVRVGPGGMEFTLRTPDGGAEVALPIFGTFNVSNAVAAAAVLWSLGWSAARIAERLGTLPQVPGRLERTAGPPECATVLLDYAHTPDALERALQAVRPLVSGRLIVVFGAGGDRDSAKRPLMGKAAAENADLVIVTSDNPRTEDPERIIDDVESGMGSAPRRRISDRREAIRTALTEGRTDDLVLLAGKGHETYQIVGTEKRPFDERTVVREVLADLKTAAGGAV from the coding sequence ATGAGCGGCCGCACGAGCACCCTGGGAGCCATCGAGGCGCGCCTCGCCCGCGAGAACCTGCTCGCGGGCGCCCGCCGTTTGTCTGCGGAAGCCGCGGCGGGCATCGTCACCGACGTCACCGCCGATTCTCGTGCGGTCGGCCCGCGGTCGCTGTTCTGCGCCGTCCACGGCACCGCGAGCGACAGCCATCGCTTTCTCCCCGCTGTGGCCGAATCCGGCGCGGCGGGAGCGACGGTGGAGCGGATGAACGAGTTCGCGCCCCTTCCCCGCATCCATGTCAACAACGGCCGCCTGGCGACGGCGTACGCCGCGGCGGAGTTCTTCGGCGACCCGTGGGACGCGATGACGCTGGTGGGCGTCACGGGGACGAACGGGAAGACGACGAGCGCGGCGATGCTGCGGCACCTGCTGGCGGCCGACGGGCCCAGCGGCTACGTCGGCACGCTGGGGGCGATCGGGTCCGATGGGACGGTGATCCCGGGGACGGAGGGGCTGACCACGCCGGGGCCGGTGGAGGCCGCGCGCTGGATGCGCCGCTTCGCGGACGAGGGCGTCTCGCGCGTGGCGATGGAGGTTTCGTCCCACGCGCTGGACCAGGGCCGTCTCGCCGCCGTGAGGTTCGATGCGGCCGTGTTCACCAACCTCACGCAGGACCATCTCGACTACCACGAAACCATGGAGGCGTACCGCGTGGCCAAGCTGCGCCTCCTGGAGCTGGTGAAGCCCACGGGCGCCGCCATCGTCAACGCGGACGACCCCGCCTGGGCGCGCGTGAAGGCGACGGTCGGGCGGACGATCACCTTCGGCGTGGACCATCCGGCGGACGTACGGGCGGAGGCGGTTCGCGTGGGACCCGGTGGGATGGAGTTCACGCTGCGGACACCGGACGGCGGCGCGGAAGTGGCGCTGCCCATCTTCGGCACCTTCAACGTGTCGAACGCGGTGGCGGCGGCGGCGGTGCTCTGGTCGCTGGGATGGAGCGCGGCGCGGATCGCGGAGCGGCTCGGTACGCTCCCGCAGGTGCCGGGGCGGCTGGAGCGCACGGCGGGGCCGCCGGAGTGCGCTACGGTGCTGCTGGATTACGCCCACACGCCGGATGCGCTGGAGCGGGCGCTGCAGGCCGTGCGCCCCCTCGTTTCGGGCCGGCTGATCGTGGTGTTCGGCGCGGGGGGAGACCGTGATTCCGCCAAGCGCCCGCTGATGGGAAAGGCCGCGGCGGAGAACGCGGACCTGGTGATCGTCACCTCCGACAACCCGCGGACGGAGGACCCTGAGCGCATCATCGACGACGTCGAGAGCGGCATGGGAAGTGCACCCCGGCGGCGGATTTCCGACCGCCGCGAGGCCATCCGCACCGCACTCACCGAAGGGCGCACCGACGACCTGGTTCTCCTGGCCGGCAAGGGCCACGAGACGTACCAGATCGTCGGTACCGAAAAGCGTCCGTTCGACGAGCGCACTGTCGTGCGCGAGGTTCTCGCGGACCTGAAGACCGCCGCTGGAGGTGCCGTTTGA
- the mraY gene encoding phospho-N-acetylmuramoyl-pentapeptide-transferase yields the protein MLYHLLVPWAEYYIGFNLFRFATFRAAGAVVTAFFVAFWLGPAIISRLRMLKVGQVVRTEGPQTHLGKSGTPTMGGVLIILATVIPTVLWARLDNWYTIIALVVLLWLGAVGFMDDYLKIVRKNTGGLKGRYKIVGQAGVGILLGIVLIVFDVSNPIPPTWTQIPFFKSWHVDFWPVTYVLFVTFIIVGCSNAVNLTDGLDGLAAGLSGIAAATFGVFAYLLGRVDSSDYLNVFYLPGSGELAIFCVALAGGCMGFLWFNAHPAEVFMGDTGSLAIGGVLGAVAVLLKAEFLLAIIGAVFVAEALSVATQTIYYKWTKKQTGTGKRIFRMAPLHHHFEQIGWHESKVIIRFWLMGIICALAAFATLKIR from the coding sequence GTGCTCTATCACCTGCTGGTGCCGTGGGCCGAGTACTACATCGGCTTCAACCTCTTCCGCTTCGCCACCTTCCGGGCGGCGGGGGCCGTGGTCACGGCGTTCTTCGTGGCGTTCTGGCTGGGCCCCGCCATCATCTCTCGCCTGCGGATGCTCAAGGTGGGGCAGGTGGTGCGCACCGAGGGCCCGCAGACGCACCTGGGCAAGAGCGGCACGCCCACCATGGGCGGCGTGCTGATCATCCTGGCCACCGTCATTCCGACGGTGCTCTGGGCGCGGCTGGACAACTGGTATACCATCATTGCCCTGGTCGTCCTGCTGTGGCTGGGCGCGGTGGGCTTCATGGACGACTACCTGAAGATCGTCCGCAAGAACACCGGCGGCCTCAAGGGGCGCTACAAGATCGTGGGGCAGGCGGGCGTCGGCATTCTGCTGGGCATCGTGCTGATCGTGTTCGACGTCAGCAATCCCATTCCGCCCACCTGGACTCAGATCCCGTTCTTCAAGAGCTGGCACGTAGACTTCTGGCCCGTGACGTACGTGCTGTTCGTCACCTTCATCATCGTCGGCTGTTCGAACGCGGTGAACCTGACGGACGGGCTCGATGGGCTGGCGGCGGGGCTTTCGGGGATCGCGGCGGCCACGTTCGGCGTGTTCGCGTACCTGCTGGGCCGGGTAGACTCGTCGGACTACCTGAACGTGTTCTATCTGCCCGGCTCGGGCGAGCTGGCCATCTTCTGCGTGGCGCTGGCGGGGGGATGCATGGGCTTCCTCTGGTTCAACGCCCACCCGGCCGAAGTGTTCATGGGCGACACCGGCTCGCTCGCCATCGGCGGCGTGCTGGGCGCGGTTGCGGTGCTGCTGAAGGCGGAGTTCCTGCTGGCCATCATCGGCGCGGTGTTCGTGGCCGAGGCGCTGTCGGTGGCCACGCAGACCATCTACTACAAGTGGACCAAGAAGCAGACGGGCACCGGCAAACGCATCTTCCGGATGGCCCCGCTTCACCACCACTTCGAGCAGATCGGCTGGCACGAGAGCAAGGTGATCATCCGCTTCTGGCTGATGGGCATCATCTGCGCGCTGGCCGCCTTCGCGACGCTCAAGATCCGCTGA
- the murD gene encoding UDP-N-acetylmuramoyl-L-alanine--D-glutamate ligase has product MSRSLAGETIGILGLARSGLAAARLALSRGAKVYASDAGDSESARAAAEQVRALGGDAETGGHDLQKLGACTRIVLSPGIPPTAKVLREEAIRGVPVVPEIELAFGQLNCPVIGITGTNGKTTVTSLIEHLLQSAGIDAIAGGNIGTALSELALREPQPAWAVAEVSSFQLSGIRAFSPVIGILTNLAPDHLDWYDDVEDYYADKARLFVNAGPQSRWILNAEDERARDLIGDAPGTRYYFRVETPPESEEELGGWLSAGVLLVRTEPGVTEAVGAAADLQILGPHNVANALAAAIAARLAGATAVQIADALRTFRAPAHRLEPVGEMDGVLWINDSKATNIASTRVAIRGMARPTVLLLGGTHKGEPYTELLPDLQGRVKTVIAYGEAAPLIEADLQGKAPVERVDGPFEAVIARARQVAASGDAVLLSPACSSFDMFRNYEERGRRFCELAREGQE; this is encoded by the coding sequence ATGAGCCGTTCGCTGGCGGGGGAGACGATCGGAATCCTGGGGCTGGCGCGCAGCGGGCTTGCCGCCGCGCGTCTGGCGCTGTCGCGAGGCGCGAAGGTCTATGCCAGCGACGCGGGAGATTCCGAGTCTGCCCGTGCGGCGGCGGAACAGGTGCGGGCCCTGGGCGGCGACGCCGAGACCGGCGGGCACGATCTGCAGAAGCTGGGCGCCTGCACGCGGATCGTCCTTTCCCCTGGGATTCCGCCCACGGCGAAGGTGCTGCGGGAAGAGGCGATCCGGGGCGTGCCGGTGGTGCCGGAGATCGAGCTGGCGTTCGGGCAGCTGAACTGCCCCGTCATCGGCATCACGGGAACGAACGGCAAGACGACGGTCACCTCGCTGATCGAGCACCTGCTGCAGTCCGCCGGGATCGACGCCATCGCGGGCGGCAACATCGGCACGGCGTTGAGCGAACTGGCGCTGCGCGAGCCCCAGCCCGCCTGGGCCGTGGCGGAGGTCAGCTCCTTTCAGCTGAGCGGCATCCGGGCCTTTTCGCCGGTGATCGGGATTCTGACCAACCTGGCGCCTGACCACCTGGACTGGTACGACGACGTCGAGGACTACTACGCCGACAAGGCGCGCCTCTTCGTCAACGCAGGCCCGCAGAGCCGGTGGATTCTGAACGCGGAGGACGAGCGCGCTCGGGACCTGATCGGCGACGCGCCGGGAACGCGCTACTACTTTCGCGTGGAGACGCCGCCGGAGTCCGAGGAGGAGCTGGGCGGGTGGCTTTCCGCCGGGGTGCTGCTGGTGCGCACCGAGCCGGGGGTGACGGAAGCCGTGGGGGCCGCAGCCGACCTGCAGATTTTGGGGCCGCACAACGTCGCCAACGCGCTGGCGGCCGCCATCGCCGCGCGTCTCGCGGGCGCCACGGCGGTGCAGATTGCCGACGCACTGCGGACCTTCAGGGCGCCGGCGCACCGGCTGGAGCCGGTCGGCGAGATGGACGGCGTGCTGTGGATCAACGACAGCAAGGCGACCAACATCGCCTCTACGCGCGTCGCCATCCGCGGCATGGCCCGGCCCACCGTGCTGCTGCTGGGCGGCACGCACAAGGGAGAGCCCTACACCGAGCTGCTGCCGGACCTGCAGGGACGGGTGAAGACGGTGATCGCCTACGGCGAAGCCGCGCCCCTCATTGAAGCCGATCTCCAGGGCAAGGCGCCGGTCGAGCGGGTTGACGGGCCGTTCGAAGCCGTCATCGCCCGTGCGCGCCAGGTCGCCGCGTCGGGAGACGCGGTGCTGCTTTCGCCGGCGTGCAGCAGCTTCGACATGTTCAGGAACTACGAGGAACGGGGCCGCCGCTTTTGCGAGCTGGCCCGGGAAGGGCAGGAATGA